A window of Devosia chinhatensis genomic DNA:
GCCTGTTCCTCACCGACGACGTGCGGACGCAGTGCGACAAGGCGGTGCGGCTGATCAATGCGGAGATCCCGGTTCTGGTGACCGGCCAGACCGGCTCGGGCAAAGAGGTCTTTGCTCGCCACCTGGCCGGGCTGTCCCAGCGGCAGGGCAAGCCCTTCGTGGCGGTCAATTGCGCTGCGCTGCCGGAAAGCCTGATTGAGGCCGAATTGTTCGGCTATGAGCCGGGCGCCTTTACCGGCGCCCGCAAGGGCGGGGCCAAGGGGCTGGTGCAACAGGCCGAGGGCGGCATTCTGTTTCTCGACGAAATCGGCGACATGCCGCTCCTGCTGCAATCTCGGCTTTTGCGGGTCCTGCAGGACAAGCAGGTCTCGCCGCTGGGCGGCGGCGCGGCGCGCCGGGCAGATTTCGTGGCCATCTGCGCCACCAATCGTGACCTCAAGGCCATGGTCGAGGCCGGCACGTTCAGGGCCGATCTCTATTTCCGCATCGCCCCCTTCACCATCGGCCTGCCCTCGGTCGCCGACCTGCCGGACAAACGGGCGGTGCTGGAGACGCTCTGGCAGCCTTTCTCCACCGCTCACGGCCCCTTGGGCGAAGCGGTGATGGAACGACTTGCGGCCTATGACTGGCCCGGCAATTTGCGCGAGATGGCCAATGCGCTGGCGGCCATGGCGGCCCTGGCCGGACCCGGGCAGAAGGTGAGCCTCGCCGACCTGCCCAGCCATATCCAGCCGGTCCGGTTTCCGCCGCCGAGGCCAATGGCGGACGGTGCGCTGGGCACAATCACCGAAGAGGCGATGCGCCAGGCCGTCGAGCGCAATCGCGGCAATCTGTCGGCCGCGGCAAGGGAGCTGTGCGTTGATCGATCAACGCTCTATCGGCGGCTGGTCTGGGCGGGAAAGGCGCACTAAGGGGCTTGCCCTCTGATGGCAAACGAAATCAGGCGCGCGCATGAGAGCATCTTAACCGCCGCCCGCGCAAGGCAGGGCTGCACGAAAAAGCGGCAAGAGCCGGATTTGAGCGTCTGGACGTCGGCTGTCAAACGTGTAGCAATGGACGGGCGATGGGACAGCCGTAACGTATTCGCGGAGCAGAATGGGCGAGCAGACGCCGTTTGACGAAATGTATAACCCGGACGGATCCGTCCGCGAGCCTTACCGGGCGCTGAGCGAATGGCTGGGTGAACAGCCCGACAAGGCCCTGGCGCTCATGCAGGCCGACGCCGAGGCGATCTTCCGCAAGCTCGGCATCACCTTCGCCGTCTACGGCTCGGAAGAGGGGACCGAAAAGGTCATCCCCTTCGACGTCATTCCACGCATCATCGCCGCCAATGAATGGCGCCGCCTGTCCAAGGGCATCGAGCAGCGCGTCAAGGCACTCAACGCCTTCCTGCACGACATCTATCACCGCCAGGAAATCCTCAAGGCCGGGCGCGTCCCCGAAAAGTTGATCCTCAATAACGAGGCCTTCTGCCCGCAGATGATGGGCCTCGACCCCGCGCGCGGCGTCTATGCCCATATTATCGGGGTCGACATCGTGCGGGTCGGGCCGGACGAATTCTATGTGCTCGAGGACAATCTGCGCACCCCTTCGGGCGTCTCCTATATGCTCGAAGACCGAGAGGCGATGATGATGCTCGCCCCGGACCTGTTCCAGAAATCCAAGGTCGCCCCGGTCGAGACCTATCCCGAAAACCTGCGGCGGACGCTCGAAAGCGTGGCGCCCGCCAATTTCAAGGGCAATACCCCCAATATCGCGGTGCTGACGCCGGGCATCTTCAACTCGGCCTATTTCGAGCATTCGTTCCTCGCCGACCAGATGGGCGCGCAACTCTGCGAGGGCAATGACCTGTTCGTCGATGGCGGCAAGGTCTATATGCGGACCACGACCGGGCCGGAGCGCGTCGACGTGATCTACCGCCGGATCGACGACGATTATCTCGATCCGCTGACCTTCCGTCCGGATTCCATGCTGGGCGTGCCGGGCCTGTTCGACGCCTATCGCGCCGGCAACGTGACCCTGGTCAATGCGCCCGGCACCGGCATTGCCGACGACAAGGCGGTCTATACATACGTTCCAGAGATCATCGAATTCTACCTGGGCGAAAAGGCGCTCCTGCAGAACGTGCCGACCTATAATTGCACCGACGAGAACCAGCGCGCCTGGGTGCTCGAAAACATAGCTGACCTCGTGGTCAAGGAAGTGCACGGCTCGGGCGGCTACGGCATGATGGTGGGGCCGACCTCGAGCAAGGCCATGCATGCCGAATTCCGCAAGAAGATCGAGGCGCGGCCCGACAATTACATCGTCCAGCCCACGCTCAACCTCTCGACCTGCCCCACCCATATCAATGGCGACGTGGCCCCGCGCCACGTGGACCTGCGCCCCTATGTGCTGGTGGGCGACGAGGTGCGGATCACCCCTGGCGGGCTGACCCGGGTGGCGCTGAAGAAGGGTTCGCTGGTGGTGAATTCCTCCCAGGGCGGCGGCACGAAAGATACGTGGGTGCTGGAAGATTGAGAATGCTCGGACGCACCGCAGCCAACCTGTTCTGGCTCAGCCGTTATGTGGAGCGGGCCGAGAACATGGCCCGCCTGCTCGAAGTGGGCTATCGCATGAGCCTGACCAGCCGTCGCGAGGGTGGGGCCAGCGAGCACCTGGTCTCCATGATGCAGGCCGCCGAGGTCGACGAAGCCTTTGCGCTCAAGCACGACGTGGCCGATGTCGACACCGTCGCGCGCTACATGATGTTCGACCCCGACAATCCCAGCTCGGTCTATTCATGCCTGCAGGCGGCGCGCACCAATGCCCGCGCCGTGCGCACGGCGATCACCACCGACATGTGGGAAAGCATGAACGGGGCGTGGCTGGAATTTTCCCAGATCAAACCGCGCGACGTGCGGGGCGCAAAGCTTTTGGGCCTGCTGCAATGGGTCAAGCAGCGCAGCCACGAATTCCGCGGCGCCCTGCTCGGCACGATCCTGCGCGACGATGGCTTTGCCTTTCTCCAGGCCGGCAATTTCGTGGAGCGGGCGGACAATACCGCGCGCATCCTCGACATGAAATATTACGTGCTGTTGCCGCGCTCGAGCCTCGTGGGCGGGGAAATCGACATCCAGCAATGGACGCTGATCCTGCGGGCCGCCTCGGCGCACCGAGCGTACCGGCATGTCTATCATGACCGCTACAAGGCCCATAACATCGCCGATTTTCTCATCATGCGGCAGGAAATGCCCCGCTCCCTGGTCTATTGCGCCAATTTCGTGCAGCAGAACCTGGACAATCTGGCCAAGCTCTACGGGCGCAAGGAATGCTGCCACGAGGCGGCGGAGAGCCTGTTGTCCATGGTGGAGGGGACGGACATGGAAACCATCTTCAGCAATGGCCTGCACGAATTTCTCACCGAATTCGTCGCCCGCAACAACAGGGTGACGGACGCGCTATCGGAAAGCTACAATTTCTACTGACATGCGCATCGAGATAGACCACTCGCTGAAACTTTCCCTGCCGTATCAACCGGCCCAGGCTCTTTTTCACCTGCTGCTGACGCCCGGCTCCGGCCCCACGCAGAACGTGGAGGACTGGAGCGTGGAGGTCGAGGGGGTCGACAATGCCGGCCGCTTTGCCGACGCCTTCGGCAACCTTGTGCACCTGGTCAACCAGTCCCGGCCCGAGGGCGAGATCGCGATTCGCGCTCATGGCGTCGTCACCACCACCGATACCAATGGCGTGCTGGGCAAGCCGGCGGGCGAGCCGGTGCCGACGCTTTATCGCCGCGTTACCGCACTGACCCGGGCGCCGGTAACGCTCTATGGCAAGTTCCGCACTGGCAAGGACACGCGGCTCGACATCCTGCATGGCTTGATGGCCCGGGTGGGGGAAACCTTGGGCTTGCCCGAGCCAGCCGAAGACGGCGTGCAATCGCAGATGAGCGCCGACGGCGCGCAGGTGCAGCGCCAGGGCGAGGCGGTCGACTTGCCGCCGCCACCCGACTATGCGCACCTTTTCATCGGCGGGGCCCGGGCGCTCGATATTCCGGCGCGCTTTGTCACCGGCTATCTGGCACCCAGCGCGGAGCGTCAGGGCGGGCTGCATGCCTGGGCCGAGGCCTATGACGACAGGCTCGGCTGGATCGGCTTCGATCCGCGCCTGCAGATCTGCCCGACCGAGCATTATGTGCGCCTGGCCGTCGGCCTCGACGCTGAAACGGCCGTACCGCTGCGCACCTCCCCGGTCGGCGACATGGTGCAAGAGGCGCAGGTGACTCTCGGCTAAAGTCCTGGGCCTCAAAGGCCCGGCCTGACAGTGTTCAGGACTAAAGGCTCAAGATCAGCAGCCAGCCCGAAATGGTCAGCGCCGACAGGATGGTAGCGATGAGGATGGTGTTGGCCGCCACGCTGACGCCGCGCTCGTAATAGGTGGCAAAGACATAGATATTGACCCCCGCCGGCATGGCCGAGAGCAGGATACCGTAGCGGGCGATCTCCATGGGCACGTGCAGCACCCAGATCATCAGCACATAGGCGATGGCCGGATGCACGATGAGCTTGATCAGCGAGGCGACCAGGGCCTGCTTCCAGTTTTCGCTGAGCTTGAACTCGTTGAGCGCCCCGCCGATCCCGAACAGGGCGGCGGGCACGACGGCCTGGCTCATCATCACGAAGAATGCCTCGGCGGGCTCGACCAGCTGCAGGTTGACCAGCGATCCCAATATGCCCGCGGCAATGCCCCAGATCAGGGGATTGGAGACCACGCGGCGCACGGCGACGACCAGCGTCCGGCCCAGGGATTTTCCATCCCGGCGGATCAGCTCCATGGTGACCATGCCCAGGGTGAGCAGGATCGCGCCATGCAGGCCGATGATCGAGAGCGTGACCGGCAGGGCGCCCTCGCCGTAGGCGCGGCTCATGATCGGCAGGCCGACGAGAACGGTATTGGTGAAGGTGCCTGAAAACCCCACCGAGACGCTTTCGCCCGGCCGGTTGTCGAAGACCTTGCGGGCGATGAAGATGCCGAGAAAGAAGCAGGCGGCCGCGCCGATATAGAAGGGCCCGATAATGCCCAGGTTGAAGGCCGACCGGAAATCGCTGGTGCTGATGGAATAAAACAGCAGGCACGGCGTGGCGAAATTGTTGACGAAGGCGATCAGGGCCTTGATCCCCTCGGCCGGAAACATCCGCAAACGTACGGCGCCATAGCCGAACGCCATAAGTGCGAAGATCGGTGCGATGACGGCAAGAATATCGAGCATTGGCCGGAAAACCTTGGCCCTGGAAGGGGTAGCCATGCCCTACGCCCCTCATCCGGCCGGGTCAATGGCAGTCTTGTATGGTAGTGTAGAGCGAAAATATTGACGTTACAAAACGAAACCAAATGCGTTACAAACGAAACATGACGGATCGAGGCGACGACATGCTGGATATTTTCGTGATCGGTGGCGGCATCAATGGCGCGAGCGTGGCGCGCGATGCCGTGGGCCGGGGCTATTCGGTAGGCCTTGCGGAAATGAACGACCTGGCGTCCGGCACGAGCTCGGCGGCCACCAAGCTGATCCATGGCGGTCTGCGTTATCTCGAGCATTACGAATTTCGCCTGGTGCATGAGGCGCTGGCCGAGCGCGAAGTGCTCTGGGCTGCGGCACCCCACATCATCTGGCCATTGCGTTTCGTGCTGCCGCATCACAAGGGACTGCGGCCCGCCGCCATCCTGCGCGCCGGTCTGGCCATGTACGACTACATGGGCGGGCGGCGCCTCTTGCCCCCCACCAAGACGCTCGACCTGACCAAGGACGAGGCCGGCCGGCCGCTCAAGCCCGGCTACAAGCTTGCCTTCGAATATTCCGATTGCTGGGTCGACGACGCCCGCTTCGTTGTCCTCAATACGCGTGACGCGGCGGATCGGGGCGCCCAGGTCCACGTGCGCACCAAGGTCACCTCGGCCCGGCGGGAGGAG
This region includes:
- a CDS encoding circularly permuted type 2 ATP-grasp protein, translated to MGEQTPFDEMYNPDGSVREPYRALSEWLGEQPDKALALMQADAEAIFRKLGITFAVYGSEEGTEKVIPFDVIPRIIAANEWRRLSKGIEQRVKALNAFLHDIYHRQEILKAGRVPEKLILNNEAFCPQMMGLDPARGVYAHIIGVDIVRVGPDEFYVLEDNLRTPSGVSYMLEDREAMMMLAPDLFQKSKVAPVETYPENLRRTLESVAPANFKGNTPNIAVLTPGIFNSAYFEHSFLADQMGAQLCEGNDLFVDGGKVYMRTTTGPERVDVIYRRIDDDYLDPLTFRPDSMLGVPGLFDAYRAGNVTLVNAPGTGIADDKAVYTYVPEIIEFYLGEKALLQNVPTYNCTDENQRAWVLENIADLVVKEVHGSGGYGMMVGPTSSKAMHAEFRKKIEARPDNYIVQPTLNLSTCPTHINGDVAPRHVDLRPYVLVGDEVRITPGGLTRVALKKGSLVVNSSQGGGTKDTWVLED
- a CDS encoding alpha-E domain-containing protein, which encodes MLGRTAANLFWLSRYVERAENMARLLEVGYRMSLTSRREGGASEHLVSMMQAAEVDEAFALKHDVADVDTVARYMMFDPDNPSSVYSCLQAARTNARAVRTAITTDMWESMNGAWLEFSQIKPRDVRGAKLLGLLQWVKQRSHEFRGALLGTILRDDGFAFLQAGNFVERADNTARILDMKYYVLLPRSSLVGGEIDIQQWTLILRAASAHRAYRHVYHDRYKAHNIADFLIMRQEMPRSLVYCANFVQQNLDNLAKLYGRKECCHEAAESLLSMVEGTDMETIFSNGLHEFLTEFVARNNRVTDALSESYNFY
- a CDS encoding transglutaminase family protein gives rise to the protein MRIEIDHSLKLSLPYQPAQALFHLLLTPGSGPTQNVEDWSVEVEGVDNAGRFADAFGNLVHLVNQSRPEGEIAIRAHGVVTTTDTNGVLGKPAGEPVPTLYRRVTALTRAPVTLYGKFRTGKDTRLDILHGLMARVGETLGLPEPAEDGVQSQMSADGAQVQRQGEAVDLPPPPDYAHLFIGGARALDIPARFVTGYLAPSAERQGGLHAWAEAYDDRLGWIGFDPRLQICPTEHYVRLAVGLDAETAVPLRTSPVGDMVQEAQVTLG
- a CDS encoding AEC family transporter, encoding MATPSRAKVFRPMLDILAVIAPIFALMAFGYGAVRLRMFPAEGIKALIAFVNNFATPCLLFYSISTSDFRSAFNLGIIGPFYIGAAACFFLGIFIARKVFDNRPGESVSVGFSGTFTNTVLVGLPIMSRAYGEGALPVTLSIIGLHGAILLTLGMVTMELIRRDGKSLGRTLVVAVRRVVSNPLIWGIAAGILGSLVNLQLVEPAEAFFVMMSQAVVPAALFGIGGALNEFKLSENWKQALVASLIKLIVHPAIAYVLMIWVLHVPMEIARYGILLSAMPAGVNIYVFATYYERGVSVAANTILIATILSALTISGWLLILSL